A single window of Solanum dulcamara chromosome 5, daSolDulc1.2, whole genome shotgun sequence DNA harbors:
- the LOC129890162 gene encoding RING-H2 finger protein ATL20-like: MKISELKLMINIIIFFFFFHNFFPASSVDVCNPALCSDMGIGPEIRFPFRLKDRQSDRCGYPGFDLSCNERGQTIITLPFSGDFLVTDIDYSAQSMILYDPDFCLVKRLIDFNLTNSNFRAAHQRNYTIVRCTSDDWLRYPNYQVAIPLYCRGITSRNQAILAMPPSMYEKEKPIGCKLINSRVSVPLQLEDSQFWSPMEGLVLTWREPNCRICENQGKLCGFKSDTGSDIACSNQPPPSKGLPRGAKYGIIIGVGVPGFVCLIGIISFAFGKLKVYTLRRDLNSNLPTTINLQSAIAMRGLNRAIIDSYPKTVLGESKRLPNPNNGTCPICLSDYMPKETLRTIPECNHYFHAECIDEWLKLNATCPLCRNTPDGSLHPCSSSTSLVSSSSP; encoded by the exons atgaaaattaGTGAGCTTAAGCTGATGATTAACAtcataattttcttcttcttcttccataaTTTTTTTCCAGCTTCTTCTGTTGATGTCTGCAACCCAGCTTTATGCTCAGATATGGGTATCGGACCGGAAATCCGGTTTCCTTTCCGGCTAAAAGACCGGCAATCGGACCGGTGCGGGTACCCTGGTTTTGATCTTTCGTGCAATGAAAGAGGGCAAACAATCATAACACTCCCTTTTTCGGGTGATTTTTTAGTTACAGATATTGATTACTCTGCTCAGTCTATGATCCTTTATGATCCAGATTTCTGCCTTGTTAAACGACTCATCGATTTCAATCTCACAAATTCGAACTTCAGAGCTGCTCATCAACGAAATTACACAATCGTCAG GTGTACTTCGGATGACTGGTTACGTTACCCAAATTATCAGGTAGCGATTCCGTTGTATTGCCGGGGAATTACGAGCAGAAATCAGGCGATTTTGGCGATGCCGCCGAGTATGTATGAGAAAGAAAAACCAATTGGTTGTAAATTGATTAATTCTAGAGTTTCAGTTCCTCTGCAATTGGAAGATTCTCAGTTTTGGTCTCCAATGGAAGGTCTTGTGTTAACTTGGAGAGAACCGAACTGCAGGATTTGTGAGAATCAAGGGAAACTTTGTGGGTTTAAGAGTGATACTGGATCTGATATCGCTTGTTCAAATCAGCCTCCTCCTTCTAAAG GACTTCCCAGGGGAGCCAAATATGGCATTATAATTGGAGTTGGAGTACCAGGTTTTGTATGTTTAATAGGAATAATAAGCTTTGCATTTGGTAAACTTAAAGTTTACACTCTTCGTCGCGATTTGAATTCTAATCTCCCAACAACCATTAATCTACAATCGGCAATCGCCATGAGAGGTCTTAATAGAGCAATCATCGATTCATATCCCAAAACTGTGCTTGGGGAGAGCAAACGTCTCCCCAATCCCAACAATGGCACTTGTCCGATATGTCTATCGGACTACATGCCTAAAGAAACATTAAGAACCATACCAGAATGCAACCATTATTTTCATGCTGAATGCATTGATGAATGGCTTAAGTTAAATGCTACTTGCCCCTTATGTCGAAATACACCAGATGGTTCGTTACATCCTTGCTCATCATCAACTTCATTGGTCTCGTCGTCTTCCCCATAG